One region of Thalassophryne amazonica chromosome 16, fThaAma1.1, whole genome shotgun sequence genomic DNA includes:
- the mfsd6l gene encoding major facilitator superfamily domain-containing protein 6-like, which translates to MMNRNKQIDIKAALALAGTFSFLMSCAKACLLPFLTLYFRQLGLTPAMTGLIMVAKHLISLIWSPLASLLSKHYNKRRLVINSSLVCSAAVALVMLLIPPIDVHIQSSYCNTTGVSTAGKLLGMNASSPGKVNTPPHNVGPSNTSLYLPDSVTSHPSLSQNNQSVVLSNSLELQNSTVMDANKNIPLTQVRNKRSKTNSKNHQKPRDAVKQEGRSKSMGGLNPMDDLHQLLFLMLIVVAVWQFVSAPLEWTADDGLYEYLDFVDASDRYSSTTVWRLLGSAIGVGAVGSLVSQFNCFIFGHTSRSAMHFFCYAGLTAVTLPVAAVQPLYVNKKQDRASGLLKAMQLVRGSPHALLCAFTTLLVGVAGSAVNNFLLWQMQDGGSSEMHMGLALALALLSQATFPLLVSQVSKLLSPKKILVVGAATLSMQCFYYSFLWGPWAVLPAQLLSCFSSGALWWAVKIQCDDVATPGAEQSVSRIYSALLLDLGSGLGSLAGGFVVQRFGLTWLFRGAAVGLMVWCLCLPLLQWKAPHQRRINYSRLLAADASEASDSESEQERDWLDKAMDNNNSSNFGKRIKH; encoded by the coding sequence ATGATGAACAGGAATAAGCAGATTGATATCAAAGCTGCTCTGGCTCTGGCTGGCACCTTCAGCTTCTTGATGTCCTGTGCCAAAGCctgcctgcttcccttcctcacCCTCTACTTCAGGCAGCTGGGCCTCACACCTGCAATGACCGGCCTTATCATGGTAGCTAAGCACCTCATATCGCTGATCTGGAGCCCGTTGGCAAGCCTGCTGTCCAAACACTACAACAAGAGGCGACTGGTGATTAACAGCTCTCTCGTTTGTTCAGCAGCTGTTGCTCTGGTCATGCTTCTTATTCCCCCTATAGATGTGCACATACAGAGCAGCTACTGTAACACCACTGGTGTGAGCACAGCTGGTAAGCTGCTCGGAATGAATGCTTCTTCACCTGGAAAAGTCAACACTCCTCCACATAACGTTGGACCCAGCAACACTTCACTTTATCTGCCTGACAGTGTAACGTCTCACCCCAGCCTGTCACAAAACAATCAATCTGTGGTGCTCAGCAACAGTCTTGAGCTGCAAAACAGTACTGTCATGGATGCAAACAAAAACATTCCTTTAACTCAAGTGAGGAATAAGAGGTCCAAGACCAACTCTAAAAACCACCAAAAGCCAAGAGACGCAGTGAAGCAGGAGGGACGTTCTAAATCCATGGGTGGCCTGAATCCGATGGACGATCTACACCAACTGTTGTTCTTGATGCTGATTGTTGTGGCAGTATGGCAGTTTGTGTCCGCCCCTCTGGAGTGGACAGCAGATGACGGTCTGTATGAGTATCTGGATTTTGTGGATGCTTCAGACCGATACAGCAGTACCACTGTGTGGCGATTACTTGGGTCAGCGATTGGAGTTGGCGCCGTGGGATCACTAGTCAGCCAGTTCAACTGTTTTATCTTCGGTCACACCAGCAGGAGCGCCATGCATTTTTTCTGTTATGCTGGACTGACAGCTGTGACGCTGCCTGTGGCTGCTGTCCAACCTCTTTATGTAAACAAGAAGCAAGACCGGGCCAGCGGGCTCCTTAAAGCCATGCAGCTGGTGCGTGGATCCCCCCATGCTCTGCTGTGTGCATTCACTACCCTCCTGGTTGGGGTAGCAGGCTCAGCTGTAAATAACTTCCTCCTCTGGCAGATGCAGGATGGTGGGAGCAGTGAGATGCACATGGGGCTGGCTCTGGCCCTCGCACTGCTCTCGCAGGCAACCTTTCCTCTGCTGGTTAGTCAAGTGTCCAAACTCCTCAGCCCAAAGAAGATCCTGGTGGTGGGTGCTGCAACTCTCAGCATGCAGTGCTTTTATTACTCTTTTCTTTGGGGGCCGTGGGCCGTTCTGCCTGCACAGTTGTTGAGCTGCTTCAGCAGTGGAGCCCTCTGGTGGGCTGTGAAGATCCAGTGCGACGATGTTGCCACACCAGGAGCTGAACAGAGTGTGAGTAGGATCTACAGTGCTCTTTTGCTTGACCTGGGAAGTGGACTAGGGAGTCTTGCTGGGGGGTTTGTCGTGCAGAGGTTTGGCCTGACGTGGCTGTTCAGAGGAGCAGCAGTGGGTTTGATGGTCTGGTGTTTGTGCCTCCCTCTGCTGCAGTGGAAAGCCCCTCACCAGCGACGGATTAACTATTCTCGTCTGTTGGCGGCTGACGCAAGTGAGGCCAGTGACTCCGAGTCTGAGCAGGAAAGAGACTGGCTTGACAAagcaatggacaacaacaacagtagTAACTTTGGAAAGAGGATAAAGCACTGA